The genome window TAAATATTAGGtttcaaaactaaataacaaaatagttAATTGTTGTCagaattttataagtttgactcgaaCCTTGTCCAAAACGACAATTAATAGGACACCGGAGGGAGTATTGCACAAATACAAGATAACCTCTAACAGAACTATAACATATAATAGCTAATATAAATGTTTACCCATGTCACAAGACTTTGCTGTCCTCTTGGTAATGTATGATCCACAGGCTTTCTTCCAGTCAGGAGCTCCAGAAGAACAACTCCAAAACTGTAAACGTCACTCTTAGAGCTAAGTTGTCCAGTCATTGCATACCTACACCAAAGTTTTCAAATATAAGCAAACAAAGGATACAGGCGTCAGTGAAACTGAAAGGAAAACTGCACATACTCAGGTGCATGATAGCCAAATGTTCCAAGAACTCTGGTCGAATGAAGTCGAGCTGCCATATCCGGAGCTTGGTTTGACAAATCAAAATCAGCTATTTTAGATACGTCGTCATCAAATAGAAGAACATTACTGGACTTGATGTCCCTGTGTATAATATGAGGCTGCGCTTTCTCATGAAGATACTCAAGGCCTTTTGCTGCTCCAACAGCAATCTTCACTCGTTGTGTCCAGGACAGGACTGGACCAGGCTGAGCTCCTTTCACACCTTTGCGTCCTGTGGAGTTCAAATTCAAACTCATCAGCTATCTAGAAAGAAGCTAAAGAGAATAAAATATTTCAATGTTATTAGAACACTAGATTTTAGAAGTAAACAGAGTAATACCATGAAGCATATCGTGAAGAGAACCCATAGTAGCAAATTCATATGCAAGGATGCGGGTGTTTCCATCAACACAGTAACCAAGCAACTCTACGACATTGCCATGCTTAAGCCTTGACACCATGGATACCTGCAGGTGTAGAGACATATTTTATAGAAGAAAGACTAGCAAAGATGCACAATTCATTGTCAAAATCAATGCACACCTGTGCCAAAAACTCTTGCTCTGGCTGCTTGCTTGAATCTAACTTTTTTATCGCTGCACTCCTACCATTTTTTAGTACACCaaaatatactctgccaaaagaCCCCTCACCAATCAAAGCTTCATCACCAAAAGCCACTGTGACCTCCCTAATTTCTTCTACAGGAATAGTGGGGACAGTGATTggctgcattttcaaaggttgAGCACCCCTCGGAGTTGGATCAGCTGTGCGATAAGCATCATCCCCTGAAGGTTGACATAATTTAGGTCAATTTTAAAGTCAGCTACTAATAGTTTGGATTATGAGACTGATATATGAATATCGATAATAGTATTAGAAAATGCTAAGTtacatatactccctccgttcttttttatttgtcgcggtttagttcaaaaataaactagcggaTGAGAAATATTCGAGAACAGAGGTAGTATAATTTAGAGGAACATTACTTGGTGGGTAGCCACCAGGGTATGGACCTCCATTATCAGGTGTTCTTTGAGTATCTTCGCCGCCACAGCATGCCAAGCACGACATCTTCAAACTTAACCAAGACCTGAGAAATAAAACACTTTTATCTTATAAGCATTATGCAGGAAAAACtaaaaaaagccaaaaaataaggCTAAAAACTGCAAGTAACTGAATGGAGAAAGATAATGTGTAAACAAACAAAGCACTGCCTACTACCAGGATTTGTTCAAATTACAAATGATTGTTTCCCTATGGTAGACATGGTAACCGGGTACAGACATATTCAACTTCCTAAACATGACCATAACTCAAAAAATTGAATACCAAAATAATAAACAAAGATTGCAACAAAATGTAATTAGTAATGTATTTTGAATAAGTAATATCTGTTAGAGTTCccttttagggtttggggtttaccCCATGTATTTACCTTCTCACCCCTATGTAATGGGCCAGACCCAACTAACTCAGTCTATTAATACATTGTCAAGGGCCTGGGCGTCTGGAGCACGGGGGCCCTCGGCTACGAAGGTCGTAGCCGCGGTTCGTCGTCTTCTCCGGCGTGGTTATCCTCCACAGCCGTAGGCTTAGTTGGTAGAGAGAGGTGGAGAAGAGATAACTTCTTTTCTGGTTTTATTCCTCTCCCTGTGCCGCATATAAGGCCATTGGCCTGCTGTCCTGGAGCCAATCGCTCCTTTATTTTAGGCAAGCTTAAACATAGTAATACTAATCAATCACTAATCAATTCCTACTTTCCTTCCTTCTACTTTCCATTTTCCTATTTTCCTTCCTAGCCACTACTTTCCATATGCTCCTGTGGATATCCCAGATCCTGGCGACCTGTGCGCCCTCCTAGATCGCGCTCCTGGCGATCTGCGCGCTCCTGAGGGCGGCGCCTGTCACGGGCGCGACGCTGCCTGGCGTACGAGCGCccgtacatgacatctctcccTCGTCGAAGGCCAGCTTGTCCTCGAGCTGGAAGGCTGGGAATTGGGCGCGGAAGTCGTCGAACTCCTCCCAGGTGGCTGATGAAGCTGGTTCGCCGCTCCAGTGAACGAGGACTTGCCGCACGCCACGCGACAAGCGAGCCCCCGCGATTCTTGCGGGCTCAGGCACTACCGCACCATTGAGCAGAGGCGGCAGAGCCGGCGGTGTGGTGGGTGGCGAGCCCACGTACTTCCGGAGCACGCCGACATGAAACACGTCGTGCATGCGCGCGCCTGACGGCAATTCTAGACGAACAGCCACGTCATTGATGAGCTCGGTGACGCGGTAGGGTCCCACGTAGCGAGGCTTGAGCTTCCCAGTGATGGTTCGCGGCAGGGACGCTGCCACACGTTGGCGAAGGCGAAGGAAGGCCCAGTCCCCAACCTCATATGTGACCTCCCGGTGGTGCTTATCGTACTGCAGCTTTTGGATCGCCTGAGCCTGCTCGAGACGGAAGCGAACGTCAGCCAGAAAGGCTTCCCGCGCTTCCATTTCTTGTGCCACCGCCGCCACCCTTGTGTCGTCGGGCTCGTAGGAGCGGATGGAGGGCGGATCACGACCGTAGACCACCCGGAACGAGGTGTCGCGGAGGGACGACTGGTAGGCCGTGTTGTAGACGTACTCCGCCCAGGGGAGCCGGCGAAGCCAATGTCGAGGACGATCCCCCGTGAGGCAGCGCAGGTACATGACGATGACATGGTTGGCCGCCTCCGTCTGGCCATCCGTCTGCGGGTGGAACGCCGACGACATGAGGAGCTTGGTGCCCATGAGGCGCATCAGCTCGCTCCAGAACGACGAGGTGAACAACGGGTCGCGATCGGAGACGATGGACTGCGGTATCCCGTGGAGGCGGACGATGTCGGTGAAGAAAGCCTGTGCCACAGACTCCGCCGTGTACGGGTGCGCTAGGGGGATGAAATGGCAGTATTTGCTGAAGCGGTCGACGACGAAGAGGATGACCGTCTTGCCGTGCACCTGGGGTAGCGCTTCGACGAATTCCGTCGCAATGTCCGCCCAGACCGCCGAGGGCACCGGCAGCGGCTGCAGCAAGCCAGCTGGATGTAGATGTTCCGACTTGAACCGCTGGCACGTCGTACACACCCGCACGAAATCCTGCACCAGGCGTCTCATGTTGGGGAAGTGGAAGTCCCGGCGCAGGCGGTGAAGGGTGTGGTGGACTCCCTCATGCCCATCGTCATGCACGGCGGCCACGATCTCCTGCAGCAGGGGCGACGCCGGGGGAATGTACAGGCGCCCGTCGTAGGTGACCATGCCGTCAGCCACCACCCACGGTGCATCGCGGGTGCCGACGCCGACTCCTTCATGGATGGCTGCTAGAGCCGGGTCCATGGCCTGGGCCTGACGAAGGCGCGCGATGAAGTCGAAGCGGGGCGCGGAGAGCGCCAGCAGCACGCTCTCCTTCGTGTCGCGGCGGGAAAGAGCATCCGCAACGACGTTCATGGCACCTGACCTGTACTCCACAGTGAAAGCAAAGCCCAACAACTTCCCGACCCAATGGTGTTGCGTGATCGTGGATAGGCGCTGGTCGAGGAGGTATTTGAGGCTATAGTGGTCCGTCTTGACGACGAAGCACCGCCCCCAGAGATACGGCCGCCAGTGCCGGACCGCCTAGACTAAGTCGATGAGCTCGCGCTCGTAGGCTGCCAACGCCCGGTGACGAGGAGCGATGGGGCGGCTGAAGAATGCCACCGGGTGTCCCTCTTGGGTGAGCACGGCGCCAAACCCGTGTGACGACGCATCACACTCAACCACGAAGGTCTTTGTGAAGTCCGGCATGGAGAGGACCGGTGCTGAGGTGACGGCGGCCTTGAGGGCGCCGAAAGCCGCCGCTGCCTTGTCATCCTAGGCGAAGCCGTCTTTCGTGAGGAGGGCTGTGAGCGGTGCGGCGACCGTGTCGTAGTTGGGCACAAACTTGCGGTAGTAGCCCGCCAGGCCAAGAAACCCGCGCACCGCCCGAGCCGAGCGCGGCACCGGCCAGTCGAAGATGGCCTGCACCTTCGCCGGGTCCATGGCCACGCCCACCGCCGAGATCACATGACCGAGGTAGGCGACGGACGGGGCTCCGAAGGCGCATTTGGAGCGCTTGACGAAGAGTTGGTGGCGTTGCAGTTCCTCGAGGACCATCCTGAGGTGGTGCAGGTGCTCCTCCCAATTCTTgctatatatcaagatatcatcaaagaAAACAAGGACAAACCGACGCTAGAAGGGACGGAGTACATCGTTCATGAGCGCCTGGAATGTCGCCGGTGCGTTGCAAAGCCCGAACGCCATCACCAGGAACTCGTACAGGCCGTCGTGTGTATGAAATGTCGTTTTGTGCATGTCCTCCGGCGTCATGCGCACCTGATGGTACCCGGAACGCAGGTCCAGCTTGGAGAAGAACTGGGCACCATGAAGCTCGTCCAGCAGCTCGTCGACCACCGGGATCGGGAAGGCGTCCTTGATGGTGACCGCGTTTAGCGCGCGGTAGTCGACGCAGAACCGCCACGATCCGTCGGGCTCCTTCACGAGGAGGACCGACGACGAAAACGGTGAATCGCTGCGACGGACGATCCCCTGCGCGATCATGGCGGCGCACTGGCCTTCCAGCTCGTCTTTGTGTGCCGCCGGGTACCGGTAGGGCCGGAC of Zea mays cultivar B73 chromosome 8, Zm-B73-REFERENCE-NAM-5.0, whole genome shotgun sequence contains these proteins:
- the LOC100273920 gene encoding putative protein kinase superfamily protein isoform X3 is translated as MSCLACCGGEDTQRTPDNGGPYPGGYPPRDDAYRTADPTPRGAQPLKMQPITVPTIPVEEIREVTVAFGDEALIGEGSFGRVYFGVLKNGRSAAIKKLDSSKQPEQEFLAQVSMVSRLKHGNVVELLGYCVDGNTRILAYEFATMGSLHDMLHGRKGVKGAQPGPVLSWTQRVKIAVGAAKGLEYLHEKAQPHIIHRDIKSSNVLLFDDDVSKIADFDLSNQAPDMAARLHSTRVLGTFGYHAPEYAMTGQLSSKSDVYSFGVVLLELLTGRKPVDHTLPRGQQSLVTWATPRLCEDKVRQCVDSRLGVEYPPKSVAKFAAVAALCVQYEADFRPNMSIVVKALQPLLNARASNNPGEHAGS
- the LOC100273920 gene encoding putative protein kinase superfamily protein isoform X1; the encoded protein is MKPQRAAVRHNRRCDLLCAVVSPRRQQVERESLWLRRLRRMSWLSLKMSCLACCGGEDTQRTPDNGGPYPGGYPPRDDAYRTADPTPRGAQPLKMQPITVPTIPVEEIREVTVAFGDEALIGEGSFGRVYFGVLKNGRSAAIKKLDSSKQPEQEFLAQVSMVSRLKHGNVVELLGYCVDGNTRILAYEFATMGSLHDMLHGRKGVKGAQPGPVLSWTQRVKIAVGAAKGLEYLHEKAQPHIIHRDIKSSNVLLFDDDVSKIADFDLSNQAPDMAARLHSTRVLGTFGYHAPEYAMTGQLSSKSDVYSFGVVLLELLTGRKPVDHTLPRGQQSLVTWATPRLCEDKVRQCVDSRLGVEYPPKSVAKFAAVAALCVQYEADFRPNMSIVVKALQPLLNARASNNPGEHAGS
- the LOC100273920 gene encoding putative protein kinase superfamily protein isoform X2; this translates as MKPQRAAVRHNRRCDLLCAVVSPRRQQVERESLWLRRLRRMSWLSLKMSCLACCGGEDTQRTPDNGGPYPGGYPPRDDAYRTADPTPRGAQPLKMQPITVPTIPVEEIREVTVAFGDEALIGEGSFGRVYFGVLKNGRSAAIKKLDSSKQPEQEFLAQVSMVSRLKHGNVVELLGYCVDGNTRILAYEFATMGSLHDMLHGRKGVKGAQPGPVLSWTQRVKIAVGAAKGLEYLHEKAQPHIIHRDIKSSNVLLFDDDVSKIADFDLSNQAPDMAARLHSTRVLGTFGYHAPEYAMTGQLSSKSDVYSFGVVLLELLTGRKPVDHTLPRGQQSLVTWATPRLCEDKVRQCVDSRLGVEYPPKSVAKFAAVAALCVQYEADFRPNMSIVVKALQPLLNARASNNPG
- the LOC100273920 gene encoding putative protein kinase superfamily protein isoform X4, whose product is MSCLACCGGEDTQRTPDNGGPYPGGYPPRDDAYRTADPTPRGAQPLKMQPITVPTIPVEEIREVTVAFGDEALIGEGSFGRVYFGVLKNGRSAAIKKLDSSKQPEQEFLAQVSMVSRLKHGNVVELLGYCVDGNTRILAYEFATMGSLHDMLHGRKGVKGAQPGPVLSWTQRVKIAVGAAKGLEYLHEKAQPHIIHRDIKSSNVLLFDDDVSKIADFDLSNQAPDMAARLHSTRVLGTFGYHAPEYAMTGQLSSKSDVYSFGVVLLELLTGRKPVDHTLPRGQQSLVTWATPRLCEDKVRQCVDSRLGVEYPPKSVAKFAAVAALCVQYEADFRPNMSIVVKALQPLLNARASNNPG